A region of the Anaerolineales bacterium genome:
CTCTCGCTTGCCTGGACGGCGCTCGAACCCGCAAGGACGATGCAGAGTATCCTGCTGATCGACCGCGCCGCCAACTGGGACGAATTTCGCGAAGCACTACGCTACTGGGACGCTCCCAGCCAGAACTTCGTGTATGCCGACGTCGATGGCAACATCGGCTATCAGGCCCCGGGGCAGATTCCGATCCGCGCCGCCGGGGACGGCACGATGCCGGTGCCGGGCTGGTCCGGGGCATACGAATGGACAGGCATGATCCCCTTCGATGCCCTTCCGAGCGCGTTCAACCCGGACAAGGGCTACATCAGCACGGCCAACAATGCGGTGGTCGGCAGCGACTACCCTTACCTGCTGACCAAGGACTGGGATCCAGGCTACCGGGCGATCCGCATCGACGAAGTCCTGTCCGAGGACTCGAGCGTGACCCGTGACGAGATCCAGCTGCTGCAGGGCGACAGCCTGTCCACCTGGTCTCGCCAAGTCTTGCCTTATGTGCTGGCGCTCAATCCCGAAGACCCAACGCTCTTCCAGGCCATCGGGCTGCTTCGCTCCTGGGACGGCCGCGCAACCCGGGACAGCGCCGGCGCGGCATTGTTTGAATCCTTCCGCCTGCATCTCGCAGAGCGAGTGTTCAAAGATGAAATGGGAGACAAGCTGTTTGAGAAGGCCATCGGTCAGAGCCTGGTGGGGCTGCTGCCCCTGCTGGAACAGCCCGAGGCCCCGTGGTTCGAT
Encoded here:
- a CDS encoding penicillin acylase family protein, whose translation is LSLAWTALEPARTMQSILLIDRAANWDEFREALRYWDAPSQNFVYADVDGNIGYQAPGQIPIRAAGDGTMPVPGWSGAYEWTGMIPFDALPSAFNPDKGYISTANNAVVGSDYPYLLTKDWDPGYRAIRIDEVLSEDSSVTRDEIQLLQGDSLSTWSRQVLPYVLALNPEDPTLFQAIGLLRSWDGRATRDSAGAALFESFRLHLAERVFKDEMGDKLFEKAIGQSLVGLLPLLEQPEAPWFDDRLTPDVEVRDDILLLALGDALEELSDTLGADMNRWRWGDLHRATFENQSLGQSGIAPIEAIFNRGPVEVDGTMSTVNNTGYDPAEPYDESKVPSYRQIIDLSDFSRSVSVHTTGQSGHPFNRHYDDMIDLWRNIQTHPMLWTRAEVEASAADHLTLMP